A single region of the Planctomycetota bacterium genome encodes:
- a CDS encoding phage major capsid protein, with product MKVEVRQLLERKASLVTKAREIAERDDGGSAESQKSIADIMADIEKIDARVTELESQRDDEPPKEENDDEPPAEKDGDKDEGRSLILRKLQAIEERMKQSAGRQSAASLGGSDIQSRAASAKYHAAYFEQYLRGREIPAEYRDLTVTGGDGASNLITPVKLHEGIVTKLNNLLFMRKFADITTLTDAVSLGNPQLTADIQQASWGGEATVATADTTMAVVRRDLSPILLSNIVKATWKELQLGASIVEKLISDRTSLSFAYAEESAYLTGDGSGHPLGVFTASASGISTARDVTAADTSTHTFTADDILKTIGSIPQQYFERPSFGMIVNRNYWTKMLLLKDGDGHYLWQVGGAMGGQATPFAENIRGIKVMRSEYAPYNGTPAAGQYILCVGDFSYYRIAETPFVFQRLNELYAASGKVGFLAYKFVDGSPVLESAFARLITG from the coding sequence ATGAAGGTCGAAGTTCGTCAGCTTTTGGAACGCAAGGCGTCGCTGGTTACGAAGGCTCGCGAAATCGCCGAGCGTGACGACGGCGGGTCGGCCGAGTCGCAAAAGTCGATTGCCGACATTATGGCGGACATTGAAAAGATCGACGCCCGCGTGACGGAGTTGGAAAGCCAGCGCGACGACGAGCCGCCGAAGGAAGAGAACGACGACGAGCCGCCGGCCGAAAAGGACGGAGACAAGGACGAAGGTCGTTCGTTGATCCTGCGCAAGCTGCAAGCGATCGAAGAGCGCATGAAGCAAAGCGCTGGCCGCCAGTCGGCCGCCAGTCTCGGCGGCAGCGACATTCAATCGCGCGCTGCGTCGGCGAAGTATCACGCGGCTTACTTTGAGCAGTATCTGCGCGGCCGGGAGATTCCGGCCGAGTACCGCGACCTGACCGTCACCGGCGGCGACGGCGCGTCGAATCTGATTACCCCCGTCAAGCTGCACGAAGGCATCGTAACGAAGCTGAACAACCTGTTGTTCATGCGTAAGTTCGCCGACATTACCACGCTGACCGACGCTGTGTCGCTCGGCAATCCGCAGTTGACGGCCGACATTCAGCAAGCGTCGTGGGGTGGCGAGGCGACCGTCGCGACCGCTGACACGACGATGGCCGTCGTCCGGCGCGACCTGTCGCCGATTCTGTTGTCCAACATCGTCAAGGCGACCTGGAAAGAGCTACAGCTTGGCGCCAGCATCGTCGAGAAGCTGATTAGCGACCGTACGTCGCTCAGCTTCGCATACGCCGAAGAATCGGCCTATCTGACCGGCGACGGCAGCGGTCACCCGCTCGGCGTCTTCACGGCTTCGGCGAGCGGCATTTCGACCGCTCGCGACGTGACGGCCGCCGACACGTCGACGCACACGTTCACGGCTGACGACATTCTGAAGACGATCGGCTCGATTCCGCAGCAGTATTTTGAGCGGCCGTCGTTCGGGATGATCGTAAATCGCAACTACTGGACGAAGATGCTGCTGCTCAAGGACGGCGACGGCCACTATCTGTGGCAGGTCGGCGGCGCGATGGGCGGCCAGGCGACGCCGTTCGCCGAGAACATTCGCGGCATCAAGGTGATGCGCAGCGAGTACGCCCCGTACAACGGCACGCCGGCGGCGGGCCAGTACATCCTGTGCGTCGGCGACTTTTCGTACTACCGAATCGCCGAGACTCCTTTCGTATTCCAGCGGCTGAACGAACTGTACGCCGCCTCGGGCAAGGTCGGGTTCCTGGCGTACAAGTTCGTCGACGGCTCGCCGGTTTTGGAGTCGGCCTTCGCCCGGTTGATTACCGGGTAA
- a CDS encoding HK97 family phage prohead protease, with amino-acid sequence MKLERRSVVADLRADGRTISGYAAKFNTPSQDLGGFIETIAPGAFDLAASTSVILNYDHDNRAILGRTESGTLKLSQDDVGLRFECELPEQSPSVNVAGLIEAIGRGDLRGCSFAFTIADEEGETWSRGEDGLASRTLLKVVIYDVCVTPCPAYLDTDVAVRRLEQFSTRRPAPASTLASINAAARRLAQQVASALSA; translated from the coding sequence ATGAAGCTAGAACGCCGAAGCGTCGTCGCCGACCTGCGCGCCGACGGCCGCACGATCAGCGGTTACGCCGCGAAGTTTAACACGCCCAGCCAGGATTTAGGCGGGTTCATTGAAACGATCGCGCCGGGGGCATTCGACTTGGCGGCTTCGACTTCGGTCATTCTCAATTACGACCACGACAACCGCGCCATTCTGGGGCGAACCGAGTCGGGCACGCTGAAATTGTCGCAAGACGACGTAGGGCTGCGCTTTGAATGCGAGCTGCCCGAGCAGTCGCCGTCGGTCAACGTCGCTGGCCTGATTGAAGCGATTGGCCGCGGCGACCTGCGCGGCTGTTCATTCGCGTTCACGATTGCCGACGAAGAGGGCGAAACGTGGTCGCGCGGCGAAGACGGACTGGCGTCGCGAACGCTGCTGAAGGTCGTCATCTATGACGTTTGCGTAACCCCCTGCCCGGCGTATCTCGATACCGACGTGGCGGTTCGCCGGCTGGAGCAGTTTTCGACGCGCCGGCCCGCACCGGCTTCCACCCTGGCGAGCATTAACGCGGCCGCTCGCCGGCTGGCGCAGCAGGTGGCGTCGGCGCTTTCTGCATAG
- a CDS encoding phage portal protein, with protein MKRWLSNVGGWFKRSFFDNPANWGMFGQMMRPPALAGVSMDEQSALLHLPVYAAVNRIATDVSLLDISLERRLPEGGRRVALDDVLFPLLTHSPDGLMTARRWRAATVGHLLTWGNSYSEIEYDLAGRVRAFHLLHPDAVEPQITGDGELVYHYSRPNGGGSVDLEPADVLHFAGLTREGIKGYSPIAMARETLALGRAADVFGAAFFGNAARPSGVLEHPGKLGDAAKRNLRESFAALQSGPTNTGRIIVAEEGMKWANMSIPPEDAQFLETRKFSVLDVCRLYGIPPNKLGDYSDAHYANLEEANADYLQTTLLGWCSVLESEIEFKLLRPEQRGEYFVRHDFKPLLRPNAVARAQYSATAIQWGWLSRNEVRDDEGEAPAKGLDTYLLPLNFQQVDRDGKLIPNAAPAASSPAMSATDPNTQQQSGALPTASAFKAA; from the coding sequence ATGAAGCGTTGGCTATCGAACGTGGGCGGCTGGTTCAAGCGGTCGTTCTTTGACAATCCCGCGAACTGGGGCATGTTTGGGCAAATGATGCGCCCGCCCGCGCTGGCCGGCGTTTCGATGGACGAGCAGTCAGCGCTGCTGCATTTGCCAGTCTACGCCGCCGTCAATCGCATCGCGACCGACGTTAGCCTGTTAGATATTTCGCTTGAACGTCGCTTGCCCGAGGGGGGCCGGCGGGTGGCGCTCGACGACGTGCTGTTCCCGCTGCTGACGCATTCGCCCGACGGGCTTATGACGGCTCGACGCTGGCGCGCCGCGACCGTCGGCCATTTGCTGACCTGGGGCAACAGCTATTCCGAAATCGAATACGACTTGGCAGGCCGGGTTCGCGCGTTTCATTTACTGCACCCCGACGCCGTGGAACCGCAAATTACTGGCGACGGCGAGCTGGTCTATCACTACAGCCGGCCGAACGGCGGCGGCAGCGTCGACCTAGAGCCTGCCGACGTGCTGCACTTCGCCGGGCTGACCCGCGAGGGCATCAAAGGCTATTCGCCGATCGCGATGGCCCGTGAAACGCTGGCGCTGGGCCGAGCGGCCGACGTGTTCGGCGCTGCATTCTTCGGCAACGCCGCGCGGCCGTCGGGTGTGCTGGAACATCCTGGCAAACTAGGCGACGCCGCGAAGCGGAACCTGCGCGAGTCGTTCGCCGCGCTGCAAAGCGGCCCGACCAATACCGGGCGAATCATCGTCGCCGAAGAGGGGATGAAATGGGCGAATATGTCGATTCCGCCCGAGGACGCGCAGTTTCTGGAAACGCGGAAGTTCAGCGTTCTGGACGTGTGCCGGCTGTACGGCATCCCGCCGAACAAGCTGGGGGACTACAGCGACGCGCATTACGCCAATTTGGAAGAGGCGAACGCCGACTACCTGCAAACGACCCTGCTGGGGTGGTGCAGCGTTCTTGAGTCGGAAATCGAGTTCAAGCTGCTGCGACCCGAGCAGCGCGGTGAATACTTTGTGCGACACGACTTCAAGCCGCTGCTGCGCCCGAACGCTGTCGCGCGCGCTCAATACTCGGCGACGGCGATTCAATGGGGCTGGCTGAGCCGCAATGAAGTTCGCGACGACGAAGGGGAAGCCCCCGCGAAGGGGCTCGATACTTACCTGCTGCCGCTGAACTTTCAACAGGTCGACCGGGACGGGAAGCTGATCCCGAACGCGGCGCCGGCCGCTAGCTCGCCAGCAATGTCGGCGACCGACCCGAATACGCAGCAGCAGTCGGGCGCGCTGCCGACGGCTTCAGCATTCAAGGCGGCATAA